From a region of the Tateyamaria omphalii genome:
- a CDS encoding DUF6314 family protein, with product MQTDRVLADFEGAWELERVITPKVGAPARFSGVATWTARDDDLAYSEAGTLYLDGAAPMQAERRYLWTPCLHVYFDDGRFFHTVPAAGGEASHWCDPDAYAVSYDFSGWPHFRATWTVEGPRKSYVMTNCYRRRA from the coding sequence ATGCAGACTGACCGGGTGCTGGCCGATTTTGAAGGGGCGTGGGAGCTTGAGCGCGTCATCACGCCCAAGGTTGGCGCACCTGCGCGATTTTCAGGTGTCGCGACGTGGACGGCGCGGGACGATGACCTTGCCTATTCCGAGGCGGGAACGTTGTATCTGGACGGGGCCGCGCCGATGCAAGCGGAGCGGCGGTATCTGTGGACGCCCTGTCTGCATGTCTATTTCGATGATGGGCGGTTCTTTCACACGGTGCCAGCGGCCGGAGGCGAGGCGTCGCATTGGTGTGATCCGGATGCTTATGCCGTGTCTTATGATTTTTCGGGTTGGCCCCACTTTCGCGCCACATGGACCGTCGAGGGGCCGCGCAAGTCTTACGTCATGACCAACTGTTACCGCCGTCGCGCGTGA
- a CDS encoding biotin transporter BioY, with product METTWNNKVLSEAFGANEGTALRIKQAALVVLGIAFLAIAAKIKVPMWPVPITMGTFAVLTVGAAYGARLGLVTILGYMIIGALGFDVFAGSSAEKFGLEYMMGGTGGYLVGYVLATLALGALARRGWDRSVLLMALAMLLGNVLIYVPGLAWLGQLYGWDKPILEWGLTPFLIGDALKLALAALVLPLAWTLVGRARG from the coding sequence ATGGAAACGACGTGGAATAACAAGGTGCTGAGCGAAGCGTTTGGCGCGAATGAGGGCACAGCGCTGCGGATCAAGCAAGCGGCCCTTGTGGTGCTGGGCATTGCCTTTCTTGCGATTGCAGCAAAGATCAAAGTGCCGATGTGGCCTGTTCCGATCACCATGGGGACCTTCGCCGTGTTAACGGTTGGCGCAGCCTATGGCGCGCGTCTGGGGCTGGTGACGATCCTTGGCTACATGATCATCGGCGCTTTGGGATTTGATGTCTTCGCTGGCTCGTCGGCCGAGAAGTTCGGTCTGGAATACATGATGGGCGGCACGGGCGGCTATCTGGTCGGCTACGTTCTCGCGACGCTCGCGCTGGGCGCGTTGGCCCGCCGTGGCTGGGACCGGTCGGTGCTGTTGATGGCGCTGGCGATGCTGCTGGGCAACGTGCTGATTTATGTTCCGGGTCTTGCTTGGTTGGGTCAGCTTTATGGTTGGGACAAGCCGATCCTGGAGTGGGGTCTGACACCTTTCCTGATCGGTGACGCGCTGAAACTGGCGCTGGCGGCGCTGGTTCTGCCCTTGGCCTGGACGCTGGTTGGCCGCGCGCGCGGCTGA
- a CDS encoding bifunctional alpha/beta hydrolase/OsmC family protein, whose translation MPTERITFTGHAGTLDARLDLPEGPHLATAVFAHCFTCGKDIPAARRIAARLTTMGIAVLRFDFTGLGHSDGEFANTSFTSNVQDLVKAVDYLNDRNMPPALLIGHSLGGAAVLKATAQLDQIKAVATVGAPFDPEHVTHNFADALPKILEQGEAEVSLGGRPFRIGKGFVQDVTDEALQPAIARLNAALLVLHAPRDAIVSVDNASEIFMAAKHPKSFVTLDDADHLVTKADHAEYAADIIATWAKKYLQLKPPAPPIGAPEGVVRSSEADANGFLQDITHGTRHHILADEPRAYGGTNQGLSPYGLLAAGLAACTSMTIRMYARRREWPLDHVHVDVSHNKVHAQDAGTVEGDKIDEWKRRITLTGTLDDVQRQRLLEIADKCPVHRTLERTSKVLTELAPAGEIVEAT comes from the coding sequence ATGCCCACAGAACGCATTACCTTCACCGGCCACGCCGGAACGCTCGACGCCCGGCTCGACCTGCCCGAGGGGCCTCACCTGGCCACGGCAGTCTTTGCCCACTGCTTCACCTGCGGCAAGGATATCCCCGCCGCTCGGCGCATTGCAGCACGGCTGACGACCATGGGCATCGCAGTGCTGCGCTTCGATTTCACCGGCTTGGGCCACAGCGATGGCGAGTTTGCCAACACCTCCTTCACCTCCAACGTGCAGGACCTGGTCAAGGCCGTGGATTACCTGAACGACCGTAACATGCCACCCGCCCTCCTGATCGGCCATTCACTTGGCGGCGCGGCAGTGCTCAAGGCGACCGCGCAACTCGATCAGATCAAGGCGGTGGCCACCGTCGGCGCCCCGTTCGACCCCGAACACGTGACCCACAATTTTGCGGACGCGCTGCCAAAGATCCTCGAACAGGGCGAGGCCGAGGTGAGCCTCGGCGGCCGCCCTTTCCGCATCGGCAAAGGGTTTGTCCAGGATGTCACCGACGAAGCCTTGCAACCCGCGATCGCCCGGCTGAACGCTGCACTTCTGGTCCTGCACGCCCCGCGCGACGCCATCGTCAGCGTCGACAACGCGAGCGAGATCTTTATGGCCGCCAAACACCCCAAAAGCTTTGTCACCCTCGACGATGCCGACCACCTTGTGACCAAGGCCGACCACGCCGAATACGCCGCCGACATCATCGCAACCTGGGCCAAGAAGTACCTGCAACTCAAGCCGCCCGCTCCACCCATCGGCGCACCCGAAGGGGTCGTGCGCAGTTCCGAAGCCGATGCAAACGGCTTTTTGCAGGACATCACACACGGCACACGGCACCATATCCTCGCCGATGAACCGCGCGCCTATGGCGGCACCAATCAGGGGCTGTCGCCCTACGGGCTGCTTGCCGCGGGGCTGGCGGCCTGCACCTCGATGACCATCCGTATGTACGCGCGGCGCAGGGAGTGGCCCCTCGACCACGTACATGTCGATGTCAGCCACAACAAAGTGCATGCACAGGACGCGGGCACAGTCGAAGGCGACAAGATTGACGAATGGAAACGCAGGATCACGCTGACCGGGACGCTCGACGACGTACAACGACAACGGCTGCTCGAGATTGCCGACAAATGCCCCGTGCACAGAACGCTTGAGCGGACATCAAAGGTACTGACGGAACTTGCCCCTGCGGGTGAGATTGTGGAAGCAACCTAG
- a CDS encoding NAD(P)/FAD-dependent oxidoreductase encodes MQQVLIAGGGPAGLAAAIALAERKIAVTVVDPADCIAGTRAEMLAQGAGAIMQRLGLGHVLQDALRIETVKSMWGAAHLQSHGTAPGLGVHGWGLDRHALSIAMRKRARTLGVRTIKGRIGRTVQTCEGWRTNLSYLSSNKAVTTPYMIDATGRPGHIARRNGATTCHGPNLVAVLWHVAENSTAVMAAEATQVGWWYAAPADQGTTVGFVTSPTTAKEVFNDPQGTLAHAARTLTAIPVPAHGTPCITVDCRSAVLDRICDTGWVATGDAAAAFDPISSQGLFNALSGGFFAGNAVADAIGGDAEAPLVYAALAARTAERTHAQTRLQYAALPFDTAFWREHAGHQIAKRRRTAAEQRQDQTAMPVPAPG; translated from the coding sequence ATGCAGCAGGTGCTGATTGCCGGTGGCGGCCCTGCCGGGCTTGCCGCTGCCATTGCACTGGCCGAACGCAAGATTGCCGTGACCGTTGTCGATCCCGCAGATTGCATCGCGGGAACACGGGCGGAAATGCTGGCCCAGGGCGCCGGTGCCATCATGCAGAGGCTTGGCCTTGGTCACGTTCTGCAAGATGCGCTGCGCATCGAAACCGTCAAAAGCATGTGGGGTGCGGCACACCTACAGTCCCACGGCACGGCACCGGGGCTCGGCGTGCACGGCTGGGGTCTTGACCGCCACGCTCTCAGCATCGCCATGCGCAAACGCGCGCGGACGCTCGGTGTCCGTACCATTAAGGGGAGGATTGGACGAACGGTTCAAACCTGTGAGGGCTGGCGCACCAACCTGTCGTATCTGTCGTCAAACAAGGCTGTCACGACGCCATACATGATCGACGCAACGGGCCGCCCGGGCCATATCGCCCGCCGCAACGGCGCCACCACATGCCATGGACCAAACCTGGTCGCCGTCCTTTGGCATGTGGCGGAGAATTCCACTGCGGTTATGGCAGCCGAAGCAACACAGGTGGGATGGTGGTACGCCGCGCCCGCCGATCAAGGCACAACCGTTGGATTTGTCACCAGCCCGACGACAGCCAAAGAGGTCTTCAACGACCCGCAGGGGACGCTTGCGCACGCTGCACGCACCCTTACTGCCATTCCCGTTCCGGCCCATGGCACACCTTGCATCACGGTGGATTGCCGCAGCGCGGTGCTGGACCGGATCTGCGACACAGGATGGGTGGCGACGGGGGATGCGGCAGCGGCTTTTGACCCGATCTCGTCCCAGGGACTGTTCAACGCGCTGTCGGGCGGGTTTTTCGCAGGCAATGCGGTCGCGGATGCAATTGGCGGCGATGCCGAAGCGCCGCTTGTTTACGCTGCCCTCGCGGCCCGCACCGCTGAACGGACGCACGCGCAAACACGCCTCCAATACGCCGCCCTCCCCTTCGACACAGCCTTCTGGCGCGAACATGCGGGCCATCAGATTGCAAAACGCCGGCGGACTGCAGCTGAGCAGAGACAAGACCAAACGGCAATGCCAGTGCCAGCTCCGGGTTGA
- a CDS encoding LodA/GoxA family CTQ-dependent oxidase: protein MQPSDIKSISIHPAIGVARVGNSEDGYFLAADVIGATPHDTDGFRDAQGSLKRQVARFRVYATLTSGEVRELTDADAQIDWRVEIANLKAGWYEFQHAMDLPPEQVFEPKKRNATFNGDDRERLSIRPSPRTVSGPNQTSAPFDDGTFFGKPVYLGELRTDEAGRLLFFGGHGTSEPLVPGTAPTTFANNDGWHDDTSDGPVRATVTIGDTAFEATPAHVIVAPPNFGPGLFGVVTMDDVVRDLFFREGILEPPEGTSFTRDIWPIFDRMTGHQWVCDGILLLAGQGTPLDARDPDIIAQMADRTDASAPYRQAVFNLFRNSNTEALNHAALPPFYGDTYGDKYLDGPREGELVNPAREDLFLTKTQYQHLQNWADGNFDSDWAGIPTVPVFDDIPTCDQPRELDRAALHECLGGPFHPGIEMTWPMRLASMWNPDIPYRLRPLPEGEPVRQDYGDTLSRAQALAWDGPWGPTGPGSLTRWMGVPWQTDEASCNSGLVYTPSLYLSSPSFWGARVPNQVLPTEAYAIATTPELAPLQVQRHFSNRRFWLRDLQGTGYAARIDNMVHKWWMTGLVEAHSPPEGSGLPDPCFVETGRSPTFTQGDPSLKLAQDIVALQSTEEHISVLARRPEPEAGAEEVLEHQTFERLGRGEV, encoded by the coding sequence ATGCAGCCAAGCGACATCAAAAGCATATCCATACATCCGGCCATTGGTGTTGCGCGCGTTGGTAATTCCGAAGATGGTTACTTCCTTGCGGCAGATGTCATAGGTGCGACACCGCACGACACGGATGGCTTTCGCGATGCGCAGGGTTCCCTCAAACGGCAAGTCGCGCGGTTCCGTGTGTACGCCACGCTCACCTCAGGCGAAGTACGCGAACTTACCGACGCTGACGCCCAAATCGACTGGCGGGTGGAAATCGCCAACCTCAAGGCCGGATGGTACGAGTTCCAGCATGCGATGGACCTGCCACCGGAGCAGGTGTTCGAACCCAAGAAGCGTAACGCGACCTTCAATGGCGATGATCGCGAACGGCTCAGTATAAGACCCTCTCCCCGCACAGTCTCAGGGCCCAACCAAACATCGGCGCCTTTCGATGATGGCACGTTTTTCGGCAAGCCCGTGTATCTGGGCGAATTGCGCACGGACGAGGCTGGCCGGCTTTTGTTCTTTGGCGGCCATGGCACATCCGAACCTCTGGTGCCGGGCACTGCCCCGACCACCTTTGCAAACAATGACGGCTGGCACGACGACACCAGCGATGGCCCCGTCCGGGCAACCGTAACAATCGGTGACACCGCGTTCGAGGCGACACCGGCTCACGTCATCGTGGCGCCCCCGAATTTCGGTCCGGGCCTCTTTGGCGTCGTGACGATGGACGATGTCGTCCGCGATCTGTTCTTCCGCGAAGGGATCCTGGAACCGCCAGAGGGAACCAGCTTCACCCGCGACATCTGGCCCATCTTCGACCGGATGACCGGGCACCAATGGGTCTGCGACGGCATCCTGCTGCTGGCGGGTCAGGGCACACCGCTGGATGCCCGCGATCCGGACATCATCGCGCAAATGGCCGACCGGACCGATGCCAGCGCCCCCTACCGCCAGGCCGTGTTCAACCTGTTCCGCAACAGCAACACCGAAGCGCTGAACCACGCGGCCCTGCCGCCCTTCTACGGCGACACATATGGGGACAAGTATCTTGACGGGCCGCGCGAGGGTGAACTGGTGAATCCTGCGCGCGAAGATCTGTTTCTGACCAAGACGCAATACCAACATCTGCAAAACTGGGCAGACGGCAATTTCGACAGCGATTGGGCAGGCATACCGACCGTTCCGGTATTTGACGACATTCCGACATGCGACCAACCGCGCGAACTCGACCGCGCCGCATTGCACGAATGCCTGGGTGGCCCATTCCATCCCGGCATCGAAATGACGTGGCCCATGCGGCTGGCCTCCATGTGGAACCCGGATATCCCCTACCGTTTGCGCCCGCTGCCCGAAGGCGAACCCGTGCGTCAGGATTACGGCGACACGCTCAGCCGCGCACAGGCGCTCGCCTGGGACGGACCATGGGGGCCGACAGGCCCAGGCAGTCTGACCCGCTGGATGGGCGTGCCCTGGCAAACGGACGAGGCGTCCTGCAACTCAGGTCTGGTCTACACGCCCAGCCTGTATCTCTCCTCTCCCAGTTTTTGGGGCGCCCGTGTCCCGAACCAGGTGTTACCGACCGAGGCCTACGCTATTGCCACCACTCCGGAGCTGGCCCCGCTTCAGGTACAACGCCATTTCAGCAATCGCCGCTTTTGGCTGCGCGATCTTCAGGGCACGGGCTATGCAGCACGGATCGACAACATGGTCCACAAATGGTGGATGACCGGTCTGGTCGAGGCGCATTCACCGCCCGAAGGGTCCGGGTTGCCCGATCCGTGCTTTGTCGAAACAGGGCGCTCGCCGACATTTACCCAAGGGGATCCAAGCCTGAAACTGGCGCAGGACATCGTCGCGCTGCAATCGACAGAAGAACATATTTCTGTATTGGCCCGGCGCCCGGAACCCGAGGCAGGCGCTGAAGAGGTTCTTGAACATCAGACATTCGAGCGGCTGGGCCGCGGCGAGGTCTAA